From the Vibrio tubiashii ATCC 19109 genome, the window GTTTTCGCTTGGTTCGCCGCAACAATCATACCTTCGATTGCACTCGCGACTGTGTTATCCGTTGGCGCATAAAGAACATCTGATTTTGCAGCAATGGCTTGAGTCGCCGATTGTACATCAGCACTTTTCAACGCCGTTGCTTCAATCACTTCAATACCCTGCGCAGATGCACTTTGTTTAAGTAACTCGACCAGTGTGACTGCGTTCGCTTCACCTGGGTTAAACACCACGCCGATAGACTTGGTGTCTGGCAAAATTTCTTTGATCAGCTCGACATGCTGGCTCACTGGAGAGAGGTCAGAAAGCCCGGTAACGTTTTTGCCCGGTTGCTCTAGTTGTTTAACTAGTTTCGCGCCTACAGGGTCAGTTACCGCTGTAAAGACAACCGGAATAGAGCGCGTTGCAGAAACCAATGCTTGCGCAGTTGGCGTAGCAATACCAACTAAGACATCAGGTTTCTCTCCAACATATTGGCGGGCAATCTGCACTGCAATCGCTGGATTTCCTTGCGCAGTTTTATAATCAAACTCAAGGTTCTTACCCTGCTCGTAACCTTTAGCTTTTAAGCCATCGATTAGACCTTGGCGTGTGGCATCCAAAGCTGGGTGCTCAACGATCTGTGACACGGCAACTTTCGCTGTTTTCGCCATAATGCTAGCGGATGAGAGTAATGTGACACCTGCAAGAGCGGCTGTTGCAATGACTTTTGCTGCTTTCATCTTAACTCCTTGATGTAATACCAACGTCCTTGTTCGCTCAAACATCTATCTCTAAGCCTGCTAGGCATTAACCCAGTCAGCCGTTTTCTTAGAAGCTATAACGTGAGCCCATTCATTGAACTTGGTATAAGCAATAATGTTGTGTGAGGGTATATTTAGTATTGTTGTTATTGCACAAATTATGTGCACATCAATATTATTACCAACATGCTGTTCAAAAGAAAAGCAACTTTTAACATTAAAGCAACAAAAGGAGAGACGCGTTGTCGTTTACTGTTTCACAGCATGAATCAATAAGTTGCGCGGAGTTGTCTCTCTAGAGCAAAACTCAGATAAAGTCACCGTGTAGCCTTGTTCTTGCAGATACAGCGCCTTATCTAGCACCAGCCAGAGTTCCAACACGCGGCGAAAAGGTTGCTGTACCAAACTGATACGCTCCATCTGCCAGTATCTTTTTAAGCCCAACTTTTCGTAGTAGCCAAAATCTACTTCGGGCAAATTGATTCCCTTCTGGTCACAGGCCCAGCGACAAAAAGCTTCAAACCCTTCTGCCAACTGAGACTTTTTAATACTAGGAACAGGTTGATACCTGTCAGTTTGCGTGATTTCGCGCGTCAATAGGTCGAAGCCGAGACGAAAAGTCATCTCTTCTATACGATGGCGTTTGACACGCTCACCACCCGTCACCGTTTCCTGTAGAGGGATTCTTAGCTCTTGGCGCGTTAGAGTTAGTATCGAAGCTCGACCAAGCTCAGATAATGCTTGGTAGGTGTCACAGTTTACCAAGTGATAGCAACATGGCGACAAGGTCACCGCAGGAAGTTGCTTTCGCGTTGCGTGGTTGATCAGTGAAACATGCAAATCACCGCATGCATGCAAGGCAACCGCATGTTGATTACTGTTGAATGCCGCTTCGGCTTGCTCACTCAGCGCATCACCTTGAATGAATTGCATCGCGAGACCTTGTTTGTCTGCCTCACGTTGGCCAGACTCGCACAACGCTTGCTGATATTCAAAACTAGTGACTTTTTGCTGAGTTTGGCTAGCAAGAATTCGCCCTAGAAACCCCTTGCCTGAGCACCACTCAAGCCACTCACCACCATGATGGTTGTTGATAGCCGCTTCTCCCATCGAGAGAATTTGCGCTAACTTCCGCCCGGGAACGCCACTTTCAACCCCTCGCGCTAACTCAAGACCTTTGCTGTCAATTTGTGGCAATGTTGTCCAGCCACTAATCTGCTCAAGACAAGGTAGGTAGCATGACATATCGTTAAGCAATGAAGCGTTGTCTTGCTTATAGGAGGTAATTTGCTCTGGGGAAAGACTCTCTAACCAGCCGCACAACGCGGAACTTTGACTAAGCCAAGGCAAAGATTGTTGGTCAGATAGAAAAAATGGTTCGAAGCGCCAGTAGGCTTGATGCTCAATCAAGAACTGATTGAGTAATTGGAATTGGTTTAACATGGCTTCCCCCTGAATGGGTATTTTAGAGGGAAGCCAATCGAGATGCTAGCGTACCGGTAGATCGATGTCTTTAAACATCTCTTCAATTTCGGCGTTTGATTTAAGTGATAAAGCTTGCTCTACCACAGGTCGAGTCAAGTGAGGGGCAAATCGCTCCATAAAGTCAAACATGTAAGAACGCAAGAAAGTACCGCGTCTAAAGCCAATGCTTGTTGTACTCGCACCAAAGATATGGCTTGCATCTATCGCGACTAAATCAGTGTCTTGTTCTTGGTCAATCGCCATACTCGCAATGACACCAACACCAATTCCCATGCGCACGTAGGTTTTAATCACGTCAGCGTCAGTGGCAGTAAACACCACTCGCGGCGTTAGGCCATATTTATTAAAGGCAGTATCAAGCTCAGAGCGGCCAGTAAAGCCAAAAACGTAGGTGACAAGCGGGTAGCTGGCTAAATCTTGAATCGTGACCTTCTCTTTTTGCGCCAATGGGTGTGACTTAGGTACAACGATTGAACGATTCCAGTGGTAACAAGGCAACATAATGGCGTCTTGATACAAGTGCAGCGCTTCTGTCGCGATAGCAAAGTTTGCCGTCCCTTTCGCAATGGCCTCAGACATTTGCGAGGGCGTACCTTGGTGCATGTGCAGCGATACTTTTGGATAGCGCGCAGTAAAGCCTTTAATCACATCTGGTAAGGCGTAACGAGCTTGAGTGTGAGTGGTCGAAATATTGAGAGTGCCCATCTCTGGGTGAGTATGCTCACCTGCAACCGCTTTAATGCTTTCTACACGAGCTAAGATCTCTTGGGAGATACGAATAATATCTTGCCCTGCACTGGTCACTTGGGTTAAATGTTTACCACTACGTTCAAAGATTTGAATACCAAGTTCATCTTCCAATAAACGTACTTGTTTACTGATACCCGGTTGCGAGGTATATAAGCTCTCTGCGGTTGCTGATACATTTAGGTTATGATTAACAACCTCAACAATATACTTCAATTGTTGTAATTTCATTCTCGACCTCGCAATCCCTTATCGACGCCCCATAGTGAGCAAATATAGTTTATAATATTTAGTTATAACGCCAATAGGTTTAAATTGATAGTCCAATCGCGATTAAGGTAAGGAAATACAGGCTGTTTTTGCGCTTGATTGCCCATTTTGCAATCAATTACTCAGAATGAGCTTTTCAATCCGAGTTTTCATTAATAAAATTTATCAATTGGGCGATAATACAAAACAGGTGCAGTAGCTTAGCGGAATCGTGTATGCTTATCTGCTAGCCATTAAAAAACATAAGATACGGAATTTATGAATATTGGTTTAATCATAGCTTTAGTTGCCATCTTACTCGTCTTGATCCTTGGCTATAACATTATGCTCCAGTATAAAGTTAAAGCTGAAACAGCACGAAAACAGGAAAGTTCACGCTACTTACAGATCATAGATGCGACCGAAGAACTCATTGGGCATGCACATCATATGCCTTACAGTAAAGAGCTACTGATGTGTCTCAATACCCGTATTCTAGACGCACTGCAGAGTATGCACGAACTCGACCCGAAAAATAAGCAATTAGAACAACGAGTTGAACACGTAAAGCAACAGATCAAGCAGCTTGAAGAGAATTTCAAAGGTGGCGAAAGCGCGACCTTTAAAGTTCCTTCAAGTGATAAGCAAGCAATTGTTATGCTCAAGTTAGTTAAGCGCTTGCGCGATACTATTCGCAGCGAACACAACAAAGGTCGCTTCGAAACTCAAGCGTATGTTGCTGAGAATGCTCGACTAGAAACCATTCAGATTCGCATCAATATTGAGAACGTCATTAAGCGTTCCAATGATGCTATCGTTCGTGGTCAGCCTGGTACCGCTATTCAGTTGCTGAAAAAAGGTCTTGATGCGTTAAGTACCAAGAATGATAGTTACTCAACACAAGCTCGCGAGAAGCTACAGACCATGTACGATGAGCTTGAAACAAAACGTCAAAGTCGCAATGCTGAAGAGCTTCATCAAATTGAAGAAGATCAACGCAAAGACGATATGGATGCGCTCTTTGGCGAAAAGAAAAAGTGGTAATATAATCCCACTCAACCTATCAAAAAAGGTCGCAATTGCGGCCTTTTGTTTTTAAATAAGCTGTAAAACACGATGATTGAACTAGAACAATATCAAAGCTTACTGGAACCGATTAATGGTTTCCTACAGTGCTCAACGCCAGATAAATGGGTAGAAGAAGCTCGCAAGCCTGAAAACCTTAAAGTCGTTTTGATTGACCATTTGCTGTGTGAGCTTAAGGCTGGTCAGTCGGCCATGTACCTGATTCGCAAGTACGCAGTAGATAAACAAAGCGCGCATAGTCTGCTTGATTGGTTTAAACCCTATGAAGACTTTGCTTATCGTAAGACGGGCAGCCTAGAAACGCTCAAAGGTAAGAGCAATATCTCTAAAGCGATAATGGCGAAATCTGACTCGCCATATAGCCAAGATCTGATCGATAAAATGGTTTTGTTGATTAAAGAAGAGCTCCACCACTTCTATCAGGTGCTCGAAATCATGGACAACAGAAATATCGCCTATGAGCCAGTTCAAGCTAGCCGTTATGCCAAAGGCTTGATCGCTAAGATGGCTACTCACGAGCCACAAACCCTGATTGATAAGCTTATTATCGGCGCCTACATAGAAGCTCGTTCATGCGAACGCTTTGCCAAGCTGGCACCACATATGGATGAAGACATCGCTAAGTTCTACGTATCCCTATTACGCTCAGAGGCTAGGCACTATCAAGACTATCTCACACTCGCTGAAGATATAGCAGGAAAAGATATCACTGAGCGCGTTGACTACTTCGGTAAACTAGAAGCAGAGTTAATTTCTTCACCTGATAGCGACTTTAAGTTTCATAGCGGAGTTCCGGTATCACAACCTGACAAAGCACCTCACCAACCTAAAAAGAGTGATTAAAGTTGCTACCTCAATTGATTTGCAAATTGGGGATAAAAAAGCCAGCGAGCGCTGGCTTTAGAAAGGGACTTACGCGAGAGTCGCGTTAATGTCAGCTAAGACCGCCGCTGGATCGGCAGCTTGAGTAATCGGGCGGCCAATAACTAAGTAGTCAGACCCTGCTTGAATCGCATCAACTGGCGTCATAATTCGTTTTTGGTCACCAACCGCTGCGCCTGCCGGGCGAATGCCAGGTGTCACCAGTTTAAACTCTTTACCTAGCTCGTTCTTAAGCATTGAAGACTCTTGTGCTGAACAAACCACACCATCTAGACCTGAGTTTTTGGTCAGGTTTGCTAGGCGAATAACCTGCTCTTGTGGCGCAATGTTTAAGCCAATGCCTGCTAAATCACTTTGTTCCATACTAGTTAGCACTGTCACACCAATGAGCAGCGGACGATCTTTACCATACGGTTCTAGGATCTCGCGAGATGCTGTCATCATGCGCTCGCCACCACTGGCATGTACGTTTACCATCCACACACCAAGCTCTGCCGCAGCGCGAACCGCTTTAGAACAAGTATTTGGGATATCGTGGAACTTAAGATCTAAGAACACTGAAAAGCCGCGCTTGTGCAATTCTTTGACGAAATCAGGACCAAATAGCGTAAACATCTCTTTACCTACTTTTAGTCGGCATGAGCTTGGGTCAATTCTATCTACAAAAGCGAGTGCATCAGCTTGGTTATCGTAATCAAGTGCAACTATTACTTTTTGGTCGATCATTTCATCTCCTAACTTACTTTAAACAAATCGAAAAAAAGCAGCGGGATCACCGCTGCCATTTTGTGATGGGATTACCCCATAAAAACTATTCACCATCCAATCCTCGGATTGGCTTGATCGTCCCCCACCCTTTACATGAAGGGCAGTGCCAATACATGGAATGGGTCGAGAAACCGCATTTACGACATCGATAGTGAGGCTTAACCTTAAGCTGTTCCCCAACCAGTTTCTGTAGTGTACCAAGACTGGCCTTAGCTCTACCCTCTTCAGCCTCAGCTAAATGGTAGTCCATCAGGCGATAAAAGCCCTTCATGGTTGGGTTTTTAACCAGCTGACGAGTCAACAGCTCCTGAGCAGCACCGGCACCATCATGTTGTGCGACAAGTTGTGCGAGCATCAACTCAGCAGATACTCCTGCTTTGTTAACAATGCACTGGCGTAAGAAATTAAGTAACTCGTCTTCTTGACCCAAGTGATGGTAACACTCTGCTAAGGTAGGTAATACCTCACTGACAAAATCACTGTCTTGCTCTAACACCATCTCCATATACTTAATGGTATTGTGGTAATCTTCGTCATCTAAATACAACTTACCTAGAGCAATACTTGCACGGACACACTTTGGATCTTCAGACAGTGCTCGCTTAAAATTCTGCATCGCGACCGCATGATTGCCGTCTGCTTTTTCTTGCATCGCCAGCTCACACCAAAAGTGACCAATACTGGTTCGCATCCTTTTGCGCCCCATCTTGACCAACAAAGACGCATAATGAATGGCTTTGTTCCACTCACGTGTCTGCTGATAAATCGCGACAAGTTGTTGTAAAGCCGCTTCACGATGATCAGGTTCTTCAACCAACTGCTCAAAGATTTTTTCCGCGCGGTCAAGGAAACCTGACGCCATATAATCTTTTGCTAGCTGCTGAAGCGCGATGTTTTTCTGGTCAATCGTCAAACCAGATCGGGAAATTAAGTTTTGGTGGATACGAATGGCGCGATCAACTTCACCTCTAGAACGGAATAAGTTGCCTAGCGCTAAGTGGGTATCGATCGTTTCATTATCAACTTGAAGAAGTTCGATAAAGTGATCAACGGCCTTGTCAGATTGATCTGACAAAAGAAGGTTCAAACCCGTCACATACTGACGTGATATTTGGTTTGATTGTTTCTGCTTGTCTTGCTGGGCACTTCGATTACCCATATACCAACCGTAAGCGGCGGCAATTGGCAATAACAAGAAGAGAATTTCTAACATCAAGTAACAGCCTACCTAATACTACTTTAAGCTTTACCTTGGCTTGCTTCACTCACTGACGGAGATAACTTGTTAAGCTGCTTCTTCAGTTTACGCACCTGCAACTTAGATTTAAGGTGCAAGCTGCCGAAAATGATCCATGCTACTGCGAAGCCACCAATAAACACGCCACCAAGCAACGTAGACAGGTGGAAGTCACCTTGAGCAATTAGATAATTGAAATTAACGACTGCCTGATTTTGAGAGCCTAATGCCAATGCAATTAAGAATAGGGCCAGTACAAGAACGATTTTTATAATTTTCATAGTCCATCACCTAAGATAAGTTCTGCCGTTACGATTATGCAGTAAAAGCTACAAACAAACCATGGTTATCTCGGTTATTCCAATGATAAAAAAGCGGCATACGCTATGTATGCCGCTTTTTTATCAGTCTTTTACAAATATCTAACCGATATTCACTCGCTCACGTAACTCTTTACCTGGCTTGAAGTGAGGAACGAATTTTCCTTCTAGCTCCACTCGGTCGCCTGTTTTAGGGTTACGGCCAACACGAGGCTCGCGGAAGTGTAAAGAGAAGCTACCAAAGCCACGAATCTCGATTCTGTCACCACTTTCTAGTGTCGACGCCATATGCTCTAAGATATCTTTTACAGCATCTTCTATCTCTTTCGCTGAAAGGTGCGTCTGCTCTGCGCACAGTCTTTCAATCAATTCAGACTTAGTCATAGTTGCCCTCGTAGAGTAATTTATCACTTATTATAGTAAGTAATACCAGTTCCAACAAACACTTGCTTTCAATTTTAGACAATAATTGAGCAATATGTGTAATGAAAAATTGCTTTTTTTAGAACACTTTGAAGAGATTGGTATTACTACTAGTGATCTATCGAACATAAAAAAGGAGCCTTTCGGCTCCTTTTTCTTAAAAGCGATTTAATTATTCGCCTTTAGCTGCTTTGAAAGCGTCAGCCATAGCGTTACCGAATGAAGCATCGTCTGCTTTGTTCAGTGAAGCCATTGCTTCTTGCTCTTCAGCTTCGTCTTTAGCTTTGATAGATAGGTTGATTACGCGGTTCTTACGGTCTACACCTGTGAACTTAGCTTCAACACTGTCACCAGCGCTTAGGATTAGAGAAGCGTCTTCTACGCGGTCACGAGAAACTTCAGAAGCGCGGATGTAACCTTCTACGCCTTCTTCAAGCTCGATAGTTGCACCTTTAGCGTCAACAGCAACAACAGTACCGTTAACTAGAGTGCCTTTCTTCTTCTCAGCAACGTAAGCGTTGAATGGGTCGTTTTCCATTTGCTTAACGCCTAGAGAGATACGCTCACGCTCAGCGTCTACTGCTAGTACTACTGCAGAGATTTCGTCGCCTTTCTTGTACTCACGTACCGCTTCTTCACCAGCAACATTCCAAGAAATGTCAGATAGGTGAACTAGACCGTCGATGCCGCCTTCTAGACCGATGAAGATACCGAAGTCAGTGATAGACTTGATCTTACCAGTAACTTTGTCGCCTTTAGCTTGCGCTTCAGCGAAAGATTGCCATGGGTTAGCTTTACACTGTTTTAGGCCTAGAGAGATACGACGACGCTCTTCGTCGATTTCAAGAACCATAACCTCAACTTCGTCGCCAACATTAACAACTTTAGATGGGTGGATGTTCTTGTTAGTCCAATCCATTTCAGAAACGTGTACTAGACCTTCAACGCCTTCTTCGATTTCAACGAAACAGCCGTAGTCAGTTAGGTTAGTAACGCGACCAGATAGTTTGTGACCTTCTGGGTAACGCTTAGCGATTGCTACCCATGGATCTTCGCCTAGCTGCTTAAGACCTAGTGATACGCGAGTACGCTCACGGTCGAACTTAAGAACTTTAACTTGGATCTCGTCACCAACGTTAACGATCTCAGAAGGGTGCTTAACGCGCTTCCAAGCCATGTCAGTGATGTGTAGTAGGCCGTCAACGCCACCTAGGTCTACGAATGCACCGTAGTCAGTAAGGTTCTTAACGATACCTTTAACTTCTGCGCCTTCTTGTAGAGTTTCTAGAAGCTCATCACGCTCAACGCTGTTCTCAGACTCGATTACTGCACGACGAGAAACAACTACGTTGTTACGCTTCTGGTCAAGTTTGATAACTTTGAACTCTAGCTCTTTGTTTTCTAGGTGAGCAGTGTCGCGGATAGGACGCACGTCTACTAGTGAACCTGGAAGGAAAGCACGGATACCGTTTAGTTCAACAGTGAAACCGCCTTTAACTTTACCGTTGATGATACCAACAACAGTTTCAGCTTCTTCGTAAGCCTTCTCAAGTACGATCCAAGCTTCGTGACGCTTCGCTTTCTCACGAGAAAGTTGAGTCTCACCGAAACCGTCTTCTACAGCGTCTAGAGCTACGTCTACTTCAGAACCAACTTCAACTTCAAGTTCGCCAGCAGCGTTCTTGAACTGTTCAGCAGGGATTGCAGACTCAGACTTTAGACCAGCGTCAACAAGAACGAAACCGTTCTCGATAGCTACTACAGTACCTTTAACGATAGTACCTTGTTGGAATTCAGTCTCGTTTAGAAACTCTTCAAAGAGTTGAGCAAAAGATTCAGTCATTTATTTAATCTTCAATAAATTAAACGTCCACGGGTGTCCTACCGCGTGGGGTTATTAAATTCGCCAGTCATCATCCTTGCGACCAACGCTCTTACCTAGCCGCCTAAGCGACTAGCTTCGATTCGATATATTGTAGTGCTTTTTCTACCACTTCGTCGATACTCATCGTAGTAGAATCTAGCAAAAGCGCATCCTCAGCAGGGCGTAATGGAGCCACTGGGCGGTTACGATCTCGGTCGTCACGCTCTTGGATCTCGCGCAAAAGGTCGTCAAATCTAACATCTAACCCTTTGCCTTGCAACTGTTTAAGGCGGCGCTGAGCGCGTTCTTCAGCGCTTGCGTCTAAGAAAATTTTCGCTTCAGCCTCAGGGAAAACAACCGTGCCCATGTCACGACCGTCAGCAATCAAGCCCTGCCCTTCGGCAAATGCTCGTTGGCGACGCAACAAAGCCTCACGCACTCGCGGTAGTGCTGCAACTTTTGATGCTGCCATACCCGTTTCTTCTTTGCGTAGCTCTCCGGAGACGTCTTCGCCTTCAAGGATCACTTTAACTAGGTCACCTTCAGCGACAAATTGAACATCAAGGTGAGTGGCGAGCGGAACAAGTGCATCTTCAGACTCTAAGTCCACGCCATGGTGGATTGCAGCAAGTGCAAGTACGCGATAGATCGCGCCAGAGTCTAATAGGTGGAAGCCTAGCTTGTTCGCTATAAGCATACAAAGAGTGCCTTTACCCGCACCACTCGGTCCATCAACGGTCACAACCGGTGTATGAGACGACATGTTTTACTCCGTGTTGGTTGCAGATCAACGCTCAAAGCGTAGACCTTAATTCGGCGACAAATTATAGAGGGAAACGCTATTTGGTTCTAGGCGGGAATGACAGTAATTGGAAAAAAGAGCGCTGATGCGCTCTATCGTAACTAAATAGCAAATTACAGTTGGATCCGAGATTGATTTTTGGCAACAATTGCAGCGCCAATTCCTTTCACTTCGGTTAAAGACTCTGCACTGGCAAACTCACCATGTTGCTTTCGATGCTCGACGATCGCTTGAGCTTTCTTTATGCCAATTCCATTGAGTAAATCTGCCAACTCCTGCGCACTAGCGGTGTTTATGTTCACCGTAATTTCAATGCCGTCATACTTGGGATCAGATTTAACATCGTTGGCAATAGAGAAAGGCGCAGCACATATCAGTGCCGCAATGAGAATTATCTGTTTTAGCATATTGGCTTCCTAGTTTATTGGGGGACTTGCTCAGCATACGTTTAAACGCCAACCTGCCAATCAGAGACCACTAAAAACAAAACGGACTGCAGAAGCAGTCCGTTTTAAGATATGTATCAATTACACAAACTGTGCTTATTGAGTCACAACGTAGTACTCGATATCAATTGTTTTACGCAAGATATTGATTAGGCCAGATAGGTCTTGTTGAGCATTAACCTGCGTCAATTGAGAGCCGATTTGCTGGTTGTATTGAGGGTCAAAATCCGACGCAACTTTTGTCAGTTCAACCACAACGATATCACCATTCAGATCTTTCGCTTGAGCAAAGCCAACTTTGCCTTCTTCTGGTTTTGTCATCGAGAACACAACATCAGCAAGTGGTGAGCTGCGGTCAAGTGTTTCTACTTCACCAAAAGCCAAACCATTTTCACTAAGTAGCTCTTGCTTACCTTGCTTTAATTCTTCAACCAGATTTTGTGCTAGTTCAATAGCCGTTTGCTCGCCCTTAACATTCGCCAGTGCTTTAACCACATCACTACGAACATCTTCTAAAGGAAGTACTGTTTCATCGCGGCTATCTTCAACACGAACTACCACGATATGCTCAGGAGCCACTTCAATCGCTTCTGAGTTTAGGCCGTCTTCTTTCACTTCAGGGCTAACAATCGCTTGCAATACAGCAGGCGTTTTCAGCAGTTCCGGAGCATCACGCTCTGAGATAAAGTCAGTAGTTTGAATCTTCGCGCTGATAGCTTTAGCTGCATCATCCAGCGAATCTGGGTATTCAAACGCCACTTTCTCTAGCTCGCTTTGCAGCTCGTAGTACTGATCGATCGCTTGCTGATCTTTAAGCTCTTGCTTAATTTCCGCAGCAACTTCTTGATATGGCTTAGCTACAGAATCTTTTAGCTCATCAAGCTTGATAATGTGGTAACCGAACTCAGACTTAACTAAACCTGTTGTTTCACCCACTTTAGTTAAAGCAAACGCCGCTTCTTCAAATGTTGGGTCCATCACGTCACGTTCAATCCAACCTAAAGAACCACCTTCAGAGGCACTACCAAAGTCATCCGATTTCTCTTCCGCTAGCGTAGCGAAGTCAGCACCAGCATTAAGCTCATCAAGAATTGCTTGAGCTTTCGCTTCATCATTACCTTCAACTAGGATATGGCTTACACGACGTTGCTCTTCCGAAGAGTACTTATCTAGGTGCTCTTGGTAGTATTGCTTAGCTTGCTCATCTGAGATTTCAATCGAATCTTTAAGCTGCTGAGCTGACAACTCAATGTAGGCTACTTTCACTTGTTCTGGACGCGTATAACGCTCAGGGTTCTGTTTGTAGTAGTCGTTAATCTCTTCTTCAGACAATTCTGCTTTCGCTGCGAAATCTGCAAGAGATAGCGTTACTTTTTTGATATCGCGAGTTTGAGTCAGAAGCTTGCTTTGCGCTTCAACTTCACCCGGTAGAGAAAAGTCACTGCCCTGAATTGCTGTCAGTAGCTGATTACGAACTAGGTCACGACGTAGGTACTCAGCAAAACTCTCTGCCGAAAAGCCTGCACGACGAAGAGCGGTTTGATAGATGTCTTGGTCGAACTTACCGTCAACTTGGAACTGAGGCATTTCTAGAATCAGCGTACGCACTTGCGTATCACTTACACGTAGACCTAAAGATTCTGCGTGTTGTTCTAGAAGCAAGTCATTCACCATGCGGTCAAGAACAGATTTACGGAAAGATTCTACATAGCTTGGGTCAGCCAGTAGGTTTGAGAAGTAATCGCCCAATTGCGCTTGCATACGATTACGTTCGTTTTGGTAAGCTTGTTCAAACTCACCACGACCAATTTCCACATTGCCTACTTTCGCTGCAGAGTTGTTTGAACCGCCCACAATGTAGCTGCCCACACCTGCAAATACGAAAGATAGGATGATAAGTCCTAGGATAATTTTAACCGCGATGCTGTTAACGCCTTCGCGTAATCGGTCCATCATACTTAAACTACTCTCCGCTTATGCACCGTACTTAAGCCCAACAGCTGTGCACGATACACTTCATTAAAATAAAAATTGAATAGCGCGATAATACCAGAAAAAGAAATGCGCATCAGTATGATGCGCATAATTTAAAAAGGTTCGAAAAAATCCGCCTAACTGGCGATTTTTTGATTAGTTACAAGAGTCTTTCAGAGCT encodes:
- the rpsA gene encoding 30S ribosomal protein S1, whose amino-acid sequence is MTESFAQLFEEFLNETEFQQGTIVKGTVVAIENGFVLVDAGLKSESAIPAEQFKNAAGELEVEVGSEVDVALDAVEDGFGETQLSREKAKRHEAWIVLEKAYEEAETVVGIINGKVKGGFTVELNGIRAFLPGSLVDVRPIRDTAHLENKELEFKVIKLDQKRNNVVVSRRAVIESENSVERDELLETLQEGAEVKGIVKNLTDYGAFVDLGGVDGLLHITDMAWKRVKHPSEIVNVGDEIQVKVLKFDRERTRVSLGLKQLGEDPWVAIAKRYPEGHKLSGRVTNLTDYGCFVEIEEGVEGLVHVSEMDWTNKNIHPSKVVNVGDEVEVMVLEIDEERRRISLGLKQCKANPWQSFAEAQAKGDKVTGKIKSITDFGIFIGLEGGIDGLVHLSDISWNVAGEEAVREYKKGDEISAVVLAVDAERERISLGVKQMENDPFNAYVAEKKKGTLVNGTVVAVDAKGATIELEEGVEGYIRASEVSRDRVEDASLILSAGDSVEAKFTGVDRKNRVINLSIKAKDEAEEQEAMASLNKADDASFGNAMADAFKAAKGE
- the cmk gene encoding (d)CMP kinase produces the protein MSSHTPVVTVDGPSGAGKGTLCMLIANKLGFHLLDSGAIYRVLALAAIHHGVDLESEDALVPLATHLDVQFVAEGDLVKVILEGEDVSGELRKEETGMAASKVAALPRVREALLRRQRAFAEGQGLIADGRDMGTVVFPEAEAKIFLDASAEERAQRRLKQLQGKGLDVRFDDLLREIQERDDRDRNRPVAPLRPAEDALLLDSTTMSIDEVVEKALQYIESKLVA
- a CDS encoding ComEA family DNA-binding protein, which produces MLKQIILIAALICAAPFSIANDVKSDPKYDGIEITVNINTASAQELADLLNGIGIKKAQAIVEHRKQHGEFASAESLTEVKGIGAAIVAKNQSRIQL
- the ppiD gene encoding peptidylprolyl isomerase, producing the protein MMDRLREGVNSIAVKIILGLIILSFVFAGVGSYIVGGSNNSAAKVGNVEIGRGEFEQAYQNERNRMQAQLGDYFSNLLADPSYVESFRKSVLDRMVNDLLLEQHAESLGLRVSDTQVRTLILEMPQFQVDGKFDQDIYQTALRRAGFSAESFAEYLRRDLVRNQLLTAIQGSDFSLPGEVEAQSKLLTQTRDIKKVTLSLADFAAKAELSEEEINDYYKQNPERYTRPEQVKVAYIELSAQQLKDSIEISDEQAKQYYQEHLDKYSSEEQRRVSHILVEGNDEAKAQAILDELNAGADFATLAEEKSDDFGSASEGGSLGWIERDVMDPTFEEAAFALTKVGETTGLVKSEFGYHIIKLDELKDSVAKPYQEVAAEIKQELKDQQAIDQYYELQSELEKVAFEYPDSLDDAAKAISAKIQTTDFISERDAPELLKTPAVLQAIVSPEVKEDGLNSEAIEVAPEHIVVVRVEDSRDETVLPLEDVRSDVVKALANVKGEQTAIELAQNLVEELKQGKQELLSENGLAFGEVETLDRSSPLADVVFSMTKPEEGKVGFAQAKDLNGDIVVVELTKVASDFDPQYNQQIGSQLTQVNAQQDLSGLINILRKTIDIEYYVVTQ